The DNA window ACTTGTCACCTGCCACTGTCCGCTCACATCTGGCTGAGGCTTCGGTGCCTCGCTGATGATGTCGTCGGCCTGCGCCTCGGCCAGCACGGCTGCTCTCTCGCGCTCCAAGAAGagctgcatgcacacacacacacacacacacacacacacacacacacacacacaatcatgatACACTACTCTGTGTGTTAATAATTAACAGGACTTAGAGGTTCTTCTGCCGGTGTGTGAATCAGCAACAAAGAGACTAATTTAATTGCGTAATTACAGATTAATTACAGAGCTGCAGTCGGATTAATCGACGGTGGGAGAATCTTATAATAATCCTAATGATTCAGTACTCATACTGAAGCGTTGTGATTCTTATCctaatttaataaatgaatctgGTTACTACGGTGACTCTTTAGTGTTAATGCCTCACTGTTCTTCTAACGAGTCCCTACAGCACTGTGTATACGTTAACGCCTCTGTGTTGTAATGGGTTTTATAATGAGTCGGTGCTGCGACTCAGGCTAATGATTCGTTATCGTGACTCATTCTGATGTTAGGACTCTTGTGCTAATGGCTCGATGTTGTGATTGTGACCTTAATGAAATAGTAATGTGATTCCTTCACAATTAATTAGCACCGATTCTGTACGATAAAAAATCAGGGCGTTGTGATGCGACGTCTATAAGCTGCTGCCCCTGGTGGACTGTCACGGAACAGCAGGCACACAATGCGGACTAAACAAATCACTATCTGCACACATACCTGCACCAGAGCAGGTAGAGCACTTGAGGTTTTTGGTTCCAGTCCCTTCTTGTCATCCTCTACACCCTTATCCTTCTCTCCCTCCGCTTTCCCGTCTTTCTCCGTCTCCAGCAGGCAGCTCGAATCCACTTCCAGCTCCACCAGACAGTGTCTGTTTCTGGAGCTGTACTCCACCAGGTTTATCAGCAGACCCAgaccctatacacacacacacacacacacacacacacatatacacacacacagacacatgtacacacacataaacaaacacatacacacacatacacacacacgaacatatacacacacacacacacacacacacacacacacatacacgcgacacacacatatgcacaaacacacatacacatatatacacaaacacatacacacacacccacacacatatatacacacacaaacacatacacacacacacaaacacatatatacacacacacacacacatacatacacacacacgcgcacatacacacacatacacatatatacacacacacgcacacacaccaatcacCAATCTATTTTTCTTCACACGTCATTATATTGCTATATGCTGTTGTTATGGAGACGTACGAGCACACGGATGTCAAATTTCTGCTCCTGAGGAAGAAACTGAGGAACTTTCAGCACACAGTTCAGCACAGTCATGATCAGTTGGTCCTGCTCGCCTGTCTTAGTGCTGCCCCACTCTGTCAGACGGACACAAACGCAGACGTACAGGTCATTATGGAATTAAAAAATGACTCTAACGAATCAGTGCTGTGACTGTTAATGACccagacaaatgtgtgtgttaccgtTATCGTGTGTGAGGTTCAGCATCACCCCCAGCAGCGCCCTCAGACAGTCCTGCACTGCTTTTCCCACATTGCTATGGTTACTGTGAGCAGAATTGGCACCGGAGTTGATGACATTACGGCAGTACAGCTGAATCATGGACTCGCAATGTCTCAGGgccctacatacacacacacacacacacacacattacacacaaatacacagttaCAACAACAaagtctctctcgctctcctacACACACCTGGCTGACGAGGCGATCAGTTGCGAGTCTTTGTAGGCGATCAGGTAGGACTGATTCTCTGGATTATGAACTGTTACctgttcaacacacacacacgcacacacacacgcacacacacacgcgcacacacacgcgcacacacacgcgcacacacacacgcacacacacacgcacacacacacgcacacacacacacacagttaaacagtCACGTTCCTTTTCCAACAACCAGATGATGACCTGCATTTCATCCGCACGCCCACTGATATAACCGCATGACTCCGGCGTGTATTTTTAAACATCGAGGACAGCTGAGAGTCGCTGAAGGCTTTCGTTTGCTTTCTTCGTCCCTGTATTTATTTGGTCATGATGAATTTCTATTGTATCTGACAGATCGTAGGTGTGACCGactaaatagaaataaataaacagttcagACGCAATAAGATAAAAATGCCGCGCTCACGCTCTCGAGAACCCGTAAGCAGCGCTCCGCTCCCCATAACGACGCCACCAGGTTCTCGTTATCGTCATCGGTCTCTAGGTTttccacacactctttcactgaAACAGAAAGGAAGCAGCGATATAAAGACTAGAACAATAATTAATGCTGAAATAAAAGCCATTAGACAAACAGTGGGCCAGATACGTGCACGTACCTTTATCTATGATGTGGTCCAGTCCTCCCAGTAACCTGAGCTCTTCTTTAAACCAGTCCCCTGCTCTCTTAGACGTCAATGAGAGAAGGGTCTCCATGGCCAAGTGACccgtctgaaaaaaaaacaaacaatagtATCCTAGGAAACCGCTGGTATACGTCGACATCGACGTTACGTCCTGTAACGAACGAATcgacgttatttacatttacagttccAGCATTTAACAGACTCTTTTATCCAGAGacttacatcatcacatcattttGTACatctgagagttaagggccttgctcaggggcccaacagtggcaggttggtggacctgggatctaACTCCCAACCCTGCCCTAGCTACATATTCTCCTAATGAATCACTGCTGTGTCCAGTGACTCTCTATTCACCAAACGATTCAGTTCTGCATAGTGACTATTCTCCAAACGAATCCGTATCGTACAGAGATTCATTATTCTACGGTGACTCTTCGAACACAGATTCGGTTGGAGAATAGattctttatttcattctaaAATGAGTCATTCAATCTCTATTCTCCAACTGAATCAGTGCTATTCGGTGACTCTTTGTGTGACACTGATTCGTTTGGAGAATAGAGATTCGTTTTTTTCCCAAATGAATCGAGAACGGACAGTGAATCTTGACTCTCCGAACAAGTCAATGCTGTACAGTGATTCATTATTCTCCAAATAAAGCAGTGCTTTAGAATGACTCAATTATATAAACAACTCGGCGCCGAGTGTGATTCTTTTTCCATCTCCTATTAAATCAGTActgttaaaggtgcggtctccgttgtttgaaagccaatgttgacatataaaatcaccaaaacaaacacgcccctaacccaaacgggtcccacccctgtatcgatagctccgcccacacatacatacgtaacccaggcgactaacagaaagaaacgtgtctttatcatagctgaagggaagaacaatacgattgtagataaacaaacaagcaaaaatgccacacaagcataatgatgtaaaggacaaaggcatatattagttctgtgtaacaaagcaaaaccaacgttactcacctatcgagaaggaaaaaagcgcctcgacgtcttaagtaaagtcggccacatattcacaggtcggagtttcccgagtcgataactcctgagctaaacgctgttactacacaaaacgcggttgtagctgcctctctacattactacgatagaaaagaggtgttatttgtgtagtaacagcgtttagctcaggagttattgactcgggaaactccaacctgtgaatatgtggccaacttcctgctccttcagttctctcctgcgctggaaagctgatcctatattaacacgtcctacttcttgtccttatcgtaagtctttcttctctttctttctttgtttttatcctccatgtcgatgttaaaaccgctttctgctaatgtcacacacgcgcactgaacgctctctccgccattactgacaagccccgcccctttctgctcattggctacacgttagttttgtatttgttttgtttgtcgtcccgactcggtttcctgaagcgtttctcaaacagcgcagacctcacctttaatttttaaaacaaaagtaTTTTTAATTGAATCTAAACAAATGAAGGACTCTTGTTAATTCACCGTTGCTAGGTAACGTATCAGAGCTTTACCGACAGGCGCTTAAATAACACGGGGTTATGACTCACAGTGATGTTGTCTAGATCCAGGTGTTTGTTGTGTACAGTTTCACACAGTTTCTGTATTTTCTCCTTCACTTTGCTTTGATGATCCTCGGACTCGTCCTGCTCCATCTCCAGCAGACGGATCATCAGCTCCAGACAGGCGCGGTCCAGGTCCATGTTGAGGCGGTCCCGACTGAGGATGTAGAGCAGAGCTGCCGTACACAGCGCCAGGctctgagcacacacacacacactgttataatTCTTACTATAATTACACAATGACGATAATTATAGTAATGAAATAGTTACCGGATGCTGCGGTGCGTCACTCAGCATGTTAAACACCTGAGCCACTTTTCCTCTCGCTCTCAAGTGCATGCGGAAACTTGGCATGGCGCAGCGTGTGGCTAAACTGATTATactgtgcacaaacacacacccacgttGACGTAAACACGTGTATCAGACTGTAACGCGGCAGGAAGGataaacaaatgtacagtaGATGCTGTGTGCACACCTGAGGCAGCGTGTGTGGAGAGGCTGCGTGCTCTTCAGTCCCGTCTCCAGATACTCAAAGTCGTCAGTAAACTCCTGGTTCTCTCCGAATTCCACCACGTCGTTAAAGTGCTTCACCTGCTGGACGACTGtgtacagctacacacacacacacacacacacacacacacacacacacgatcaccaCGCTATACTCACTGCCTAGTGCACATCCTGTTGTGACGTATCCTAAGGCAGGACAGGAGGCTACAGTGTGTTCCCATGATGCATTGCTCACCTCCTTCTGTTCTGAAGTGgtagtgtgtgggtggggttcAGTGGGCGGGGTCACCGATTTGGGGACTTTAGGTGGAGGTGGGGGGGCTTTAAACACGCCGTCGTCTTTTAGAGGATCCGCGTCTTTGTTCGCGCTCGACGGAGTCGGCTTCTGGGTCacgacaaataaataaataaataaacagacccGTAGGTTATGGAGGGAATCTCACTGTAACTGCTTTACATCTCAAACTCGTAGGAATAGAAGTAAATGAGGAAAAGGGTGAAAGGTCACGAGACGTACAGGTGTGATGTCACTCTGTGAGGTGGGAGGAGCTTCCTCCTGCTCGGGCTGATTCCAGTGTCGGGCATTGTACACCGCTTTAGTGGGAGTCTGTAAgccacgcatacacacacacacacacgcgcatgcgcacgcacacacacagacacacacattgaacatgagagagggagagagcgcgagagagagagtgacagaaagagggggagagtgaaagagacagagagagagagacagagagcgagcgagaaagtgacagagagcgagacagagagagagacagagacagagagacacacagagagagagagagagagagagagagagagagagagagagacacacagagacagagagacagagacacagagagagagagagacagagagagacagagacagagagagagacacagacagagacagagagagacacacacagagacagagagacagcatGAGAGAGGTTTGTTGTACCTTCTTGAAGATTTTGCGGCTGATCAGCTTGTCAGTGtgtttctctgctctctctctctgtgtgtctgcaccGCCGGAGCTCAACTCATCCTGCCACTCCTCAggatctgaaacacacacacactaaaatctgtctgtttcacagaaacacacacacacacacacacaaacacacacacacacacacacacacacacacacacacacacacacacacacacacacgcacgcacacacacacacacacacacacacacacacacatacacacacaaacacacccacaaacacacatacacacacacaaacacacccacacacacacacactaaaatctgtctgtttcactgaaacacccacaaacacacacacacaaacccacaaacacacacacacacacacacacacacacacacacacacacacactaaaatctgtctgtttcactgtctgtttctctcctcaCTCACAGCTGTGGACTTTTGGGCTTCTATAAACGCTGTAGTGTTTAAACCACATGTGCAGCGTCACATTAAACCTCCTGACACTGTACTGGACCTCAGGCTGACAGCTGATGATGTCATACGTAATGAAAGGTTTTATTACAACAAATTATCTAGtgtcataacacacacacacgcactaacacacacacacacactaacacacacacacacacacagtaacacacacacacacagtaacacacacacacacacacagtaacacacacacactaacacagacacacacactaacacagacacacacactaacacagacacacacacacacacactaacacacacacacactaacacacactaacgcGCACACActaacgcgcacacacacactaacgcgcacacacactaacacacaaattaacgcgcgcacacacactaacacacacacacacacacacacacacaaacactaacacacacacacacactaacacacacacgcgcactaacacacacacgcgcactaacacacacacgcgcactaacacacacacgcgcactaacacacacacgcgcactaacacacacacacgcgcactaacacacacacacgcgcactaacacacacacacacgcactaacacacacacacacacactaacacacacacacacacgcactaatacacacacacacacgcactaacacacactaacacactctcgcactaacgcacacacactaacacacacaaatccacaatACACTTATCACATCCCTACGTGACACTCGGCCGCGCTCCTACAACACATTATACTCTACAATAACACTATAATCTCTATAAActgaaagtcacacaaacacacaaatcacactaCACTCCTACAAACCTCACTGCGCTCTCTAAAGAATTTGCACAATTCACACTAGTGTCACACTTGTGATGTTAGGATTTGTTTTCTCACAATATCACCAGGACGAACAGAGAACATCTGTGAGGTAGAAATCACACGACACGTACGAGGACAACAACACAGCTATAAACATACATCCTGACTAAAGTCTGGTCTCCTGTCTGTAGGAACAACAGATAATAACACGACTTCGAGGTGATCGTTGGGAATCAGAAGTGACTCCACACTCCACACTACACGCTCCATCAGCCTCAGGTTAGCATCATGCTAGTGCAGTGATAAACCCTGCTGGACGCCCAACTCTCCCAGACTGCAGACTCTGtacctgtgagtgtgtgcgagaggtGCAGAGCTTCACCGGTAGGAGGACAGTGAGACGCCGCGGTCGCCGTCTCTGAAGcgtctctcttcttctccttcttcttccccGGTCGGTCGTCCTCGTCCTCGCTGTCGCTTTCACTCAGATCGTCGAATCCAAAGTATTTAATCTTGTAGCTGGTGCCAGGTTCGGCGTCTCCGTCCTCCACACACTTCCGTCCTCGAAGCCAAAAAACTCCAGCTTGCACTCCAGCTTAGACTTTGTGGGACGATGACACTTTATAGAGGAATACACAGCATCATCAGACAAAGggatagatagctagatagattgtgtgtgtctgtgtgtttgtgtgcatgtgtttgcgtgtgttcTCAGGCTGGGTGTGGTCTCTGgctgtctggagtgtgtgtatggtgtctgtgtgtggtgtgtgtgtgttttgggtgtgtgtgtcatgtgtctgttggtgtgtgtgtgtggtgtgtgtgtgtgtgtgtgttatgtctgtctgtctagtctgtctgtggtgtgatgtgtgtgtgtgtctgtctgtggggtggtggtgtggtgtgtgtgtgatggtgtctgtctgtctgtttgtgtgtctgtctgtctgtttgtgtgtctgtctgtttgtgtgtgtgtgtgtgtgtgtctgtctgtttgtgtgtgtctgtctgtgtgtctgtctgtgtgtgtgtgtgtgtgtgtctgtctgtttgtgtgtgtgtgtgtgtgtgtgtgtgtgtgtgtgtgtgtctgtctgtctgtctgtgtgtgtgtgtgtgtctgtctgtctgtgtgtgtgtctgtgtgtgtgtgtgtctgtgtgtgtgtctgtgtgtgtgtctgtgtgtgtgtgtgtgtgtgtgtgtctgtctgtctgtgtgtgtctgtctgtctgtctgtgtgtgtctgtgtgtgtgtgtacctgctgtaCTTTGGAGGCTGGTTGTCCGTCTTCCTCCGGAACGTCCCGGTGTCCCCCAGATCAGACGGCGTGGTGCTCACACTCTCCTCCACACCGCGCTCCATGGAGTCCTGGATGGTGACGTTGCACACCGACACACAGGATGGGTGCAGCAGCGTATAATCTCTCACACGCCCACGACCTTTCACCTCCGACCCCGTGGACGTAGACACGCTCGTGGAGACAATTTTGACAGTGGGtttattgctgctgttttctcCTGATAATGGGGAATTCTGGGAGTTCTCCTGTTCTCCTTTCTTACCGGCTCTTCGATAAACGCGGTCCTCGCGGTTTGATCAGAGAAGTGGCTAGCGAAATCGACTCGGCTTCTCCGCCGTCTCGGGACCTCCAGCTTCCTGTTCGGCAGACCTGGAATTTTCTGACACGGAGCCGGTTTGTGCAGACTCTCCTTCAGAAGACTCGGACGGAGAACATTCGCTTAAACGTTCTACAAAACTGCTCGAGTCTTTATGCGCTGGCTTTAAATTAGCTGCGTGCGACGTGTGTTTGGATCCGCTGACGACGGGGGAGGGGCTGTGAACTGGTGCTGCTTAGAGAAACGAGAGAAAAAGAACTGAATCTTctgaaatgtgtttaataataaatgaacagaacgagcaaaaaaaaaaaaaagctcaggtACAGAAACATCCCTCTGATGGAAGCGTTTCCCTGTAATTGGGCGTTACCTGTGTTAACTCCGCCCCCTGTGTTCTGTCCGCTCTGTTCTTCTTCTGAGCCTCTGGACGTCTCACTCTGCTCCTCGTCGCTATCGAACCCGAACGGGTCGTCTGCCTCGTCGTCTCGCTCCAGGCGGAGTTTTTTGTGCAGTGCGGATGTGTCGGGGTGGGCGAGCGTGTGGGCGGGGCGTCTGGAAACGAGCTGGGCTTTATACGTCGTCTCTCACCCCATTTGGTGCTCAGTGTCGCTTTCTGTTACCAAAACCTCCTCGAACCTTGGAGTCGCCTCGCCGCCCTTCCGCGTGTACGTCTTGCTGAACTTGGTGTCATGGTGACGAGTGTCACATATTCCCTAGTAAAGTAAAACCACTcacattagtaaagtaaacacttcacattagtaaacactccacattagtaaacactacacattagtaaagtaaacactacacattagtaaagtaaacactccacattagtaaagtaaacactacacattagtaaacactacacattagtaaacactacacattagtaaagtaaacactacacattagtaaacactacacattagtaaacactacacattagtaaagtaaacactacacattagtaaagtaaacactacacattagtaaagtaaacactacacattagtaaacactCCACATTAGTAAACACTCCACATTAGTAAACACTCCATATTAGTAAACACTCCACATTAGTAACGTAAACACTACAtattagtaaagtaaacactccacattagtaacgtaaacactacatattagtaaagtaaacactccactttagtaaagtaaacactacacattagtaaagtaaacactccacattagtaaacactacacattagtaacgtaaacactacatattagtaaagtaaacactccacattagtaaacactccacattagtaaacactacacattagtaaacactacacattagtaaagtaaacactacacattagtaaacactacacattagtaaagtaaacactacacattagtaaacactacacattagtaaagtaaacactccacattagtaaagtaaacactccacattagtaaacactccacattagtagagtaaacactacacattagtaaacactacacattagtaaagtaaacactacacattagtaaagtaaaaactccacattagtaaagtaaacactacacattagtaaagtaaacactacacattagtaaagtaaaaactccacattagtaaacactacacattagtaaacaccacacattagtaaacactaca is part of the Tachysurus fulvidraco isolate hzauxx_2018 chromosome 12, HZAU_PFXX_2.0, whole genome shotgun sequence genome and encodes:
- the wapla gene encoding LOW QUALITY PROTEIN: wings apart-like protein homolog (The sequence of the model RefSeq protein was modified relative to this genomic sequence to represent the inferred CDS: inserted 1 base in 1 codon; substituted 3 bases at 3 genomic stop codons), which encodes KFSKTYTRKGGEATPRFEEVLVTESDTEHQMGXETTYKAQLVSRRPAHTLAHPDTSALHKKLRLERDDEADDPFGFDSDEEQSETSRGSEEEQSGQNTGGGVNTAAPVHSPSPVVSGSKHTSHAANLKPAHKDSSSFVERLSECSPSESSEGESAQTGSVSENSRSAEQEAGGPETAEKPSRFRXPLLXSNREDRVYRRAGKKGEQENSQNSPLSGENSSNKPTVKIVSTSVSTSTGSEVKGRGRVRDYTLLHPSCVSVCNVTIQDSMERGVEESVSTTPSDLGDTGTFRRKTDNQPPKYSRHRPTKSKLECKLEFFGFEDGXCVEDGDAEPGTSYKIKYFGFDDLSESDSEDEDDRPGKKKEKKRDASETATAASHCPPTGEALHLSHTLTDPEEWQDELSSGGADTQRERAEKHTDKLISRKIFKKTPTKAVYNARHWNQPEQEEAPPTSQSDITPKPTPSSANKDADPLKDDGVFKAPPPPPKVPKSVTPPTEPHPHTTTSEQKELYTVVQQVKHFNDVVEFGENQEFTDDFEYLETGLKSTQPLHTRCLSIISLATRCAMPSFRMHLRARGKVAQVFNMLSDAPQHPSLALCTAALLYILSRDRLNMDLDRACLELMIRLLEMEQDESEDHQSKVKEKIQKLCETVHNKHLDLDNITTGHLAMETLLSLTSKRAGDWFKEELRLLGGLDHIIDKVKECVENLETDDDNENLVASLWGAERCLRVLESVTVHNPENQSYLIAYKDSQLIASSARALRHCESMIQLYCRNVINSGANSAHSNHSNVGKAVQDCLRALLGVMLNLTHDNEWGSTKTGEQDQLIMTVLNCVLKVPQFLPQEQKFDIRVLGLGLLINLVEYSSRNRHCLVELEVDSSCLLETEKDGKAEGEKDKGVEDDKKGLEPKTSSALPALVQLFLERERAAVLAEAQADDIISEAPKPQPDVSGQWQVTSGEMQWVASENNTDDKKEKEEEEEELDFNKVLQHAGKHMEDSIVASYTALLLGCVCQDSPVNVKAVRESLPKGDFSIMTEMLKKFLNFMNLTCAVGTTGQKSITRVLDYLEHC